One stretch of Malus domestica chromosome 14, GDT2T_hap1 DNA includes these proteins:
- the LOC114821112 gene encoding remorin-like yields the protein MEKRLALIKAWEESEKTKAENKAYRRMSIVELWENNKRTNVEAELRKIEEKYEKKKAGYAEKMKNKVAEIHKTGEERRAIIEAKEKEQSLKVEETAAKFRSTGNTPKKLLLWCCVCQHSAVK from the exons ATGGAGAAAAGGCTGGCCTTAATTAAAGCATGGGAAGAAAGTGAGAAGACAAAAGCAGAGAACAA GGCATACAGAAGGATGTCAATCGTAGAATTATGGGAAAACAACAAGAGAACCAATGTAGAGGCAGAACTCAGAAAAATTGAG gaaaaatatgaaaaaaagaaGGCAGGGTATGCtgagaaaatgaagaacaaagttGCTGAAATACATAAAACAGGAGAAGAAAGGAGAGCTATCATTGAAGCCAAGGAAAAAGAGCAATCCCTGAAGGTGGAGGAAACAGCTGCAAAGTTTCGTTCGACTGGAAATACACCAAAGAAATTGCTGTTGTGGTGCTGCGTCTGTCAGCATTCTGCAGTCAAATAA